The Chionomys nivalis chromosome 20, mChiNiv1.1, whole genome shotgun sequence genome includes a region encoding these proteins:
- the LOC130862818 gene encoding serine/threonine-protein kinase SBK1-like, giving the protein MSMGCPEPEPLHSLPCCGPGAAPVPGAGVPLLTEDMQALTLRTLTASDVTKHYELVRELGKGTYGKVDLVAYKGTGTKMALKFVNKSKTKLKNFLREVSITNSLSSSPFIIKVFDVVFETEECYVFAQECAPAGDLFDIVPPQVGLPEDTVKRCVQQLGLALDFMHSRQLVHRDIKPENVLLCDCECRRVKLADFGMTRRVGCRVKRGSGTIPYTAPEVCQAGRADGFAVDTGVDVWAFGVLIFCVLTGNFPWEAASGANAFFEEFVRWQRGLLPGLPSQWRRFTEPALRMFQRLLALEPERRGPAKEVFRFLKHELTSELRRWPSHRARKPPGDRLPGPLRLEAPAPLKRTVLTESGSGSRSSPPSVVPVPVPVPVPEAGLALSAPSGRTDGRADKSKGQVVLATAMEICV; this is encoded by the coding sequence atgagcatggGCTGCCCAGAGCCTGAACcgctccactccctgccttgcTGCGGGCCGGGGGCCGCCCCTGTACCAGGTGCAGGTGTGCCCCTCCTCACAGAAGACATGCAAGCACTGACACTGCGCACACTGACTGCCAGCGATGTTACCAAGCACTACGAGCTTGTCCGGGAGCTGGGTAAAGGGACCTACGGGAAGGTTGACCTGGTGGCTTACAAGGGCACAGGCACCAAAATGGCGCTGAAATTTGTGAATAAGAGCAAGACAAAGCTGAAGAATTTCCTGCGTGAAGTGAGCATCACCAACAGCCTGTCATCCAGCCCCTTCATCATCAAGGTCTTCGACGTGGTCTTCGAGACTGAGGAATGCTATGTCTTTGCCCAGGAGTGCGCGCCTGCTGGAGACCTGTTTGACATCGTCCCTCCCCAGGTGGGCCTCCCCGAGGACACGGTGAAGCGCTGTGTGCAGCAGCTGGGGCTGGCGCTGGACTTCATGCACAGCAGACAGCTAGTGCACCGCGACATCAAACCCGAGAACGTGCTGCTGTGTGACTGTGAGTGCCGCCGTGTGAAGCTGGCGGACTTCGGCATGACGCGGCGCGTGGGCTGCCGTGTGAAGCGTGGGAGCGGCACTATACCCTACACAGCGCCCGAGGTGTGCCAGGCGGGCCGTGCCGATGGCTTCGCGGTGGACACAGGCGTGGATGTGTGGGCGTTCGGAGTGCTTATCTTCTGTGTGCTCACCGGCAACTTCCCGTGGGAGGCTGCGTCGGGCGCCAATGCCTTCTTCGAGGAGTTCGTGCGCTGGCAGCGGGGCCTCCTGCCGGGGCTGCCTTCGCAGTGGCGCCGCTTCACCGAGCCTGCACTGCGCATGTTCCAGCGGCTGCTGGCTCTGGAGCCCGAGCGTCGCGGGCCGGCCAAGGAGGTCTTCCGCTTCCTCAAACACGAGCTCACATCTGAGCTTCGGCGGTGGCCTTCGCACCGTGCACGCAAACCTCCTGGGGACCGCCTGCCCGGGCCCCTGCGCCTCGAGGCTCCTGCACCGCTCAAGCGCACCGTGCTCACCGAGAGTGGCAGCGGTTCACGGTCCTCGCCGCCCAGCGTGGTGCCCGTTCCGGTGCCCGTGCCCGTGCCTGAGGCTGGTCTGGCTCTGTCCGCTCCCTCGGGCAGGACCGATGGCCGTGCAGACAAGAGCAAAGGGCAGGTGGTGCTGGCCACGGCCATGGAAATCTGCGTCTGA